CCAGACCGTGAACGTGCCGCACGCGTTGGCCGATGCCGTCCACCCGCTCGGGGAGCCGGAGCGCGGCCGGCTCCTGCCGCCGCCACCCCCGCCGCCGACAGCAGCGGCCGGGCACAGCAAGCCCGCCATCGCGCTCTACGCCGTGGCAGGCGTGATCACCGTCCTCTGGCTGATGAACATGGCCAACGGCCTCCCGGACCTGGAGGACGCGGACACCTCCTACCGCATGGGCTACCTCCTCGGCCCGCTGGTCTTCTCCGTACCGTTGGCGCTGGCCGGGCTGGTCGTCCAACTGGCGACGAAGCAGCGGCGGATCCGGCTCGCCGGGGACAGTGCCGGGGCGTGGCACACGGCCTGGGAACGACGTCACTGGGTTTGGCAGACGGCCTGGCTGTGCCGACGGTGCCGAGTGGCGTTCTTCCCGCACGGGGCGATCAGCCCGGACTACCCCGCCTCGCCGGCCATAGCGGTGGCACAGCTTCCGACCTGGGTGACCACGACGGCCGAGCGCGCGTTCGGCGTACCGGAGTCCGCCGCTCCCCGCTGAACCCGCACCGGCCGGAAGATCCCGCAGCGTGTCCTCCCCCGCCCGCGCGACCGCCGGGCTGCTCGGACGTGGCGGAACCGTCAGGCGGGAGGCACGAGGACGGTCGCCGTGCCGGCGCAGCGGTGGGCGCACCCCGATCACGGCAGCGTGGCCGCCTTGCGCAGCAGCACCGACTGTTCGCGGGTGTTGCGGCTGAGGCGGGCGGCGAGTTCGAGTTCGGCCCGGGCCTCGCCGGTCCGGCCGAGCCGGAGCAGCAGTTCGCCGCGCACGCTCGGGAGCAGGTGCGAGCCCGAGAGCCGGTCGGTGGCGACCGGTTCGTCGACGATGGCGAGCGCCTGCTGCGGCCCGGTCGCCATCGCGACGGCGACCGCCCGGTTGAGCTCGACGACGGCGGAGGGGGCCACCCGGCCCAGCCCCTCGTAGAGCAGCACGATCCACTCCCAGTCGGTCCGCGCCGCCGAGGGGGCCGTCGCATGGCAGGCGGCGATCGGCGCCTGCAGCCCGTAGGGCCCCAGGCCGCGTCCGGCGGCGGCCCGGCCGATCGCGGGCCAGGCCGCGGCGGATGCGGAGCGGTCCCACAGGCGCCGGTACTGGTCCTTGAGCAGCACCGGTTCGCCGTCCGGGCCGGTGCGGGCGGCTGCGGGCGGGAAAGCGCGCTGCCGTCAGTTCACACGTGGGTCGAGGCGGACCTCGAAAGCGGCATGTTCCAGGGAAACAACGGCTCCAACACCGCGAACACCGGAGACAAGAGTGCGTTCGTGACGGCCGTGCTGAAGAACGACGGGCAGACCACCTACGCCCTCAAGGGCGGCGACTCACAGTCCGGCGGCCTGACGACCTGGTGGAACGGCGCGCTCCCGACCCGCCCCGGCTACCGACCCATGCACCAGGAGGGCGGCATCATCCTGGGCACCGGCGGCGACAACAGCAACTGGAACAGGGGCACCTTCTTCGAAGGCGTCATGGTCGCCGGACTCCCGTCCGGCACCACAGAGAACGCGGTGCAGGCGAACATCGTCTCGGTCGGCTACTCCGGTGAGACCAACGTCCCCAACGGCCCGCAGGGCCGGATCACCGGACCGGGCGGCAAGTGCGCCGACGTCGCCGGCGACGACACCGCCGTGAACGGGGCGGCCGTCCGCCTGTGGGACTGCCAGAACTACGCCGAGGACCAGTACTGGACCCAGCAGTCCGCCGGCTCGCTCAGCACCATCGGCCGCTGCCTCGACATCACCGGCAACGAGACGACCAACGGCACCCTGGTCGAGCTGTGGGACTGCAACGGCGGCGCCAACCAGGTCTGGAAGCAACAGTCGAACGGCTCACTCCTCAACCCCCGGTCCGGCCGCTGCCTCGACTCACCCAACGCCTCCACAGCCAACGGCACCCGCCTGGAGATCTGGGACTGCAACGGGACGAGCGCGCAGACGTTCACCCTCCACTGAGCCCCGCACGGCGCAGCGCCGGCGTGGATCCCGGAAGGCCGTCCCGCGGGTCCACGGCGGCGCTGCGCCGTGCATCGTCTCGATGCTTCTCAAAGTCATGTGCATCGACGCGGCGTCAGCAGCAATCGGCAGCTCCAGGGCCGGGTGTGTCCGGTGGACTCCCCGTACAGGGACGCCGGAAAGCGCTGCGCTGGTCACCTCGGGGACAGGAAATGGGTCGGGGCGTCCCGGTCAACCGGTGGGTCTGCGGTACCAGTGGGCTCGTCATACCGGTTGGAGATGGGGTCCGGCGGCTGTCGTGGATGTGGTGCGCCGCAGGTGGCGGGTGGAGGAGGACTTCCAGCTCGCCGAAGGAGTTGCCGGCTTGACCAGGGCCAGACCACCTGCCGGAACTCCTATGCGCTGGACCCGGATCAGCATGGTCGCCGGCACCGTCCTCGCCGTCACGCGCGCCCGCACCGCCGCCGCGGCACCCTCGGGCCACCGGCTCATCCCGCCCCGCGTCCGCGAGGTCCTGCGATTGCTCCGGATCACCGCCCTGCCCCGCCCGCGACGCGACCGCGCCCACGTCCTGCACTGGTCCCCCTGGCGCCACCACCAACACCAGGGCGCCCGAGCCCACCGCCGCTGGAACAACATCCCTGCCACAGCAACCACTTGACCAGCAACGGCGACCCGCCAACCAACGAACTACAGCCGCCGCGTCAGTCCGGAGCTGAACGGATCTGTTTGATTGAGTTCACCTTGGTAGATGTATTGACACTCAATCGAACACTAGGGCTCAATACGGAACAGCATGAACCCTCGAACGTGAAGTGATTCGACTCGAAGGAGAGTCATGTACAAGCGCGCGCTCGTCGCGACGGTTGCCCTGGCGTCGTCTCTGTTCATATCCACCCTGTCGGGCTCGACGCCCGCGCAAGCCCAGGACAACGGTGCGTCGCTGACGCCGCCGATGGGGTGGAGCAGCTGGAGCTCCATCAGAAGCAGCCCGACCGAGGCCAAGATCAAGGCCCAGGCTCAGGCGATGCACGACTCGGGCCTGATGTCTGCGGGTTACAAGTACATCAACCTGGACGACTACTACATCAAGAACCCCGGCACCACCGTCGATCAGTACGGTCGCTGGGTCGTCGACAGCGGCAAGTTCCCGGACGGTATGAAGAACCTGGGCGACTTCATCCACGGCCTGGGTGAGAAGTTCGGCATGTACGTGACGCCGGGCGTCTCGAAGGCGGCGTACGACCAGAACACCCCGATCGAGGGCACGTCGTACCACGCACGGGACATCGTCTCGAGCACGTCGACCTTCGAGTCGAACTACGGGGGGTGGGGCAATGTCATGTACTTCATCGACTACAACAAGAACCCCACCGCGGCACAGGCGTTCGTGAACTCATGGGCGAACCTGTTCGCCTCCTACGGGGTCGACTACATCAAGATCGACGGCGTGCACACCAGCGACCAGAACGACGTCATCGCCTGGTCGAAGGCGCTGAACCAGACCGGCCGCACCATCCACTACGGCCTGTCGAACACCCTGGACATCAACAACATCAAGACCTGGCAGCAGTACGCCAACAGCTGGCGGACGGGAGGTGACATCGAGTGCTACTGCTCGACCCTCACCAACTGGAGCAACGTCGGGCCGCGTTGGGCGAACCTGGCTCAGTGGGGGCAGTACGCCGCTCCGGGTGGCTGGAACGACCCGGACTCGATCGAGGTCGGCAACGGTGACCACAATGGTCTGACCGTGAACGAGCGGCAGAGCGTGATCACTCTGTGGGCGATCACGCGGTCGGTGATGATGCTGGGGAGCGACCTGACCAACCTGGACGCCGGTGACCTCAACATGCTGAAGAACGCCGAGGTGACCAACGTCAACCAGACCGACTCCGTGGTGGCCAGCCAGATCTCGAACAACAACGATCTGCAGGTGTGGGCCACGAAGCAGAAGAACCCGGACGGCAGCTACACGGTGGCGTTGTTCAACCGTTCCGACCGGGCCGGCAACGAGACGGTGACGGCCAACTTCTCCGACCTCGGGTTCAGCGGTTCCGCCACGGTGCGCAACCTCTGGGGCAAGTCGAACGAGACCCTCACCAACTCCGTCAGCCGGAGCCTGGCCCCGCACGAGTCCGCGTTGTTCAAGGTCACCCCGTCCGGCTCCTCGACTCCGGTCGGCGGCGACCTGACCAGTGGCCTCTCCGGCCGCTGTGCCGACGACCCGAACAGCACCCTGGTGAACGGCACCCAGCTGGACGTGTGGGACTGCAACGGCGGCGCCAACCAGAAGATCACCTACAGCTCCTCGGCCAAGACGCTGAAGGTGCTGGGCAAGTGCTTCGACGCCCACGGCGGCGCTACCACCGCCGGTACGCACGTTGAGATCTACGACTGCAACGGCGGCACCAACCAGCAGTGGAACGTCAACTCCAACGGCACGATCACCGGCGGTCCGTCCGGGCTCTGCCTCGACGTCACCGGGGCCACCAACCCCAACGGCGCCGGCCTGGAATTGTGGAATTGCACCGGAGGCGCCAACCAGAAGTGGACCCTCGGGTCCGGCGTCAAGGTGGCCTGACGAACCGAGTCGTGACCATCGTTCCTGATTGAACGGGCTGTTCGCACGGACCGACTCCTGGTCCGTGCGAACAGCCGGGTCTCTGGACAAGTGGGGCTGCTGAGAGGCGTCTTGGAAACCGCCGTCGGGGCTTTCCCCTTGATCGAGGACACCGGGTGTCATGCGCGATGGCCGGCGTAGTTGATCGCTGTTCGTAGGTGATCGGGCTCTGCCGGCCGAGGGCGCAGTGCCGCCGTCTGGTGTTGTAGCGACCGGTTGAACCCAAGGACGGTGGTCATGGCGGGCGCGGCCCCCCGGCCCGTCAGCCGGCTCCACCGCCCTCCAGGAGCTGTTCCGTCCAGATGGTCTTGCCGGCCGCCGTGTACCGGCTGCCCCAGCGGTGGGCGAGCTGCGCCACGAGGAACAGGCCGCGGCCGCCCTCGTCGACGAGCTGCGCCCGGCGCAGATGCGGCTGCGTCTGGCTCGGGTCGGAGACTTCGCAGATCAACACGCGGTCCTTGATCAGCCGCAGCCCGACCGGACCGCCTGCATACCGGATCGAGTTCGTGACCAGCTCGCTGACGATCAGCTCGGTGGTGAAGACGAGATCCTCCAGTCCCCAGGCGCTCAGCTGGTCCGAGGCGAGTTCGCGTGCCCGCCCGACGA
The sequence above is drawn from the Kitasatospora sp. NBC_00315 genome and encodes:
- a CDS encoding arabinofuranosidase catalytic domain-containing protein; translation: MFQGNNGSNTANTGDKSAFVTAVLKNDGQTTYALKGGDSQSGGLTTWWNGALPTRPGYRPMHQEGGIILGTGGDNSNWNRGTFFEGVMVAGLPSGTTENAVQANIVSVGYSGETNVPNGPQGRITGPGGKCADVAGDDTAVNGAAVRLWDCQNYAEDQYWTQQSAGSLSTIGRCLDITGNETTNGTLVELWDCNGGANQVWKQQSNGSLLNPRSGRCLDSPNASTANGTRLEIWDCNGTSAQTFTLH
- a CDS encoding ricin-type beta-trefoil lectin domain protein; the protein is MYKRALVATVALASSLFISTLSGSTPAQAQDNGASLTPPMGWSSWSSIRSSPTEAKIKAQAQAMHDSGLMSAGYKYINLDDYYIKNPGTTVDQYGRWVVDSGKFPDGMKNLGDFIHGLGEKFGMYVTPGVSKAAYDQNTPIEGTSYHARDIVSSTSTFESNYGGWGNVMYFIDYNKNPTAAQAFVNSWANLFASYGVDYIKIDGVHTSDQNDVIAWSKALNQTGRTIHYGLSNTLDINNIKTWQQYANSWRTGGDIECYCSTLTNWSNVGPRWANLAQWGQYAAPGGWNDPDSIEVGNGDHNGLTVNERQSVITLWAITRSVMMLGSDLTNLDAGDLNMLKNAEVTNVNQTDSVVASQISNNNDLQVWATKQKNPDGSYTVALFNRSDRAGNETVTANFSDLGFSGSATVRNLWGKSNETLTNSVSRSLAPHESALFKVTPSGSSTPVGGDLTSGLSGRCADDPNSTLVNGTQLDVWDCNGGANQKITYSSSAKTLKVLGKCFDAHGGATTAGTHVEIYDCNGGTNQQWNVNSNGTITGGPSGLCLDVTGATNPNGAGLELWNCTGGANQKWTLGSGVKVA